One Chryseobacterium sp. StRB126 genomic region harbors:
- a CDS encoding DUF2339 domain-containing protein — MNEYLAVILIIVIAIIFNNLNTKIRKLEKEVSDLNSKINKKTLQPEPAREVTSTEEIITPSPTPIYEPHKETTTLNENSETSPVIQKDWLSPVFEFLKQNILTVVGIFTLVLGIGYFVKYAIDKNWIGETARAGIGLCTGTIIILTGHFLRKNYKTFASIITGGGIAVLYFTTTIAFREYHLFSQNTAFAITSIITIVAIILSYYYRSEVLIIFSLIGGFTAPLMISTGENNYIFLFTYLTLLNIGMLAVAFLQHWKSAGWTAYIFTGIYLFYWTVDLPELLSIAFYLISYIIFYTFALIDYFRKKVLSVPDILMLALINGSSIIGLAYIFNELQYEPVIIFPLIFALVNTILLFREYGKRNFGISFSVFAGITVSLITIAVALQFKAHLITSVWAIEAALLLFIWKKTGHKIFKTCFHILFPLVIFAQLITWCEYLNAVNLNIIFNPVFLTSMVTIVSIGINLYLLKTTSEETETGTNSFFEDLITAASYGVIYTAILLEIIYHINTLPWAAITSVALLYSIYYIFILLFFRKKLSIAKDLQTGLIYLFFFLIMINISVATSSIVTDILSKQLQNSFYILHLLQWIPFIYVSLKIIPDTGFHQSKISYWIVSLALIVSVSCELHHLYVLATSHGVEDSYAVKNHFNILYLPIIWTILASIFIYIGLRKNIQEYNKIGFSLIGLMVLKLYAYDVWQMDNISRISAFIALGIILLLSSFTFQRLKNIIKNMVDTKEKNEENQEV, encoded by the coding sequence ATGAATGAGTATCTTGCGGTTATCCTGATTATAGTCATTGCCATTATTTTCAACAACCTGAACACCAAAATCCGGAAACTTGAAAAAGAGGTATCAGATCTTAATTCCAAAATCAATAAAAAAACACTACAGCCTGAGCCAGCCCGGGAAGTCACTTCTACTGAAGAAATCATCACCCCATCACCAACTCCAATATACGAACCTCACAAGGAAACTACAACCCTGAATGAAAACTCCGAAACCTCTCCTGTAATTCAAAAAGACTGGCTAAGCCCTGTTTTTGAATTTTTAAAACAAAACATTCTTACTGTTGTTGGTATTTTCACTTTAGTTCTCGGAATAGGTTACTTTGTAAAATACGCTATTGATAAAAACTGGATTGGGGAAACCGCAAGAGCAGGAATTGGTCTTTGCACCGGAACAATTATTATCCTTACAGGACATTTTCTCAGAAAAAACTATAAAACATTTGCCTCCATCATTACTGGCGGCGGAATTGCTGTTTTATATTTCACCACTACCATCGCATTCAGAGAATACCATCTTTTCAGCCAGAATACAGCCTTTGCTATTACTTCAATAATCACCATTGTAGCTATCATTTTATCCTACTATTACAGAAGTGAAGTTTTAATCATTTTTTCATTAATAGGTGGTTTCACAGCTCCTCTAATGATTAGTACAGGAGAAAATAATTATATATTCCTTTTCACTTATCTTACTTTACTAAATATAGGAATGCTGGCTGTTGCTTTTCTTCAACATTGGAAAAGTGCAGGATGGACAGCTTATATCTTTACCGGTATATATCTTTTTTACTGGACTGTAGACCTTCCTGAACTTTTGAGCATTGCTTTCTATCTCATCAGCTATATTATTTTCTACACTTTTGCTCTTATTGATTATTTCAGAAAAAAAGTACTTTCTGTTCCGGATATTTTAATGCTTGCTCTTATCAATGGCTCAAGTATTATAGGCCTTGCTTATATCTTCAATGAATTACAATATGAACCCGTTATTATATTTCCTCTGATTTTCGCATTGGTGAATACCATTCTTCTCTTCAGGGAATATGGAAAAAGAAATTTTGGGATTTCCTTTTCTGTTTTTGCAGGAATAACCGTTAGTCTGATTACAATAGCTGTTGCTTTACAGTTTAAAGCTCATCTTATTACCAGTGTTTGGGCTATAGAGGCCGCCCTACTCCTTTTTATATGGAAAAAAACAGGTCATAAAATTTTTAAAACATGTTTTCACATCCTTTTTCCATTGGTTATTTTCGCACAGCTTATCACCTGGTGTGAATATCTCAATGCCGTAAACCTCAATATTATATTCAACCCTGTATTTTTAACGAGTATGGTGACCATTGTTTCCATTGGAATCAATTTATATTTATTAAAAACCACCAGTGAAGAAACAGAAACGGGAACCAATTCTTTTTTTGAAGACCTTATTACAGCTGCAAGCTATGGGGTTATTTACACTGCCATTCTTCTTGAAATCATTTATCACATCAATACTCTACCTTGGGCTGCAATAACCAGTGTAGCATTGTTGTACAGTATCTATTATATTTTCATATTACTATTTTTCAGAAAAAAGCTGAGTATTGCCAAAGATCTTCAAACAGGACTAATCTATTTGTTTTTCTTCCTTATAATGATTAATATTTCTGTTGCCACCTCATCAATAGTTACAGATATTCTATCAAAACAACTTCAGAACAGTTTTTATATATTACACCTACTTCAATGGATACCTTTTATATATGTATCTTTAAAAATCATTCCCGATACAGGATTCCATCAATCAAAAATATCATACTGGATCGTTTCTCTGGCACTCATTGTTTCAGTGAGCTGTGAACTTCATCATTTATATGTATTGGCGACATCTCATGGTGTGGAAGATTCTTATGCCGTAAAAAACCATTTCAACATTCTTTATCTACCCATCATCTGGACCATTCTTGCGAGTATATTCATTTATATAGGATTGAGAAAAAATATTCAGGAATACAACAAGATTGGGTTTTCCCTGATTGGCTTAATGGTTTTAAAACTTTATGCTTATGATGTCTGGCAAATGGATAACATCTCAAGAATCAGCGCATTTATTGCTCTGGGGATTATACTGTTATTAAGTTCTTTCACTTTTCAGCGTCTTAAAAACATTATCAAAAACATGGTTGACACCAAAGAAAAAAATGAAGAAAACCAGGAAGTATAA
- the pheA gene encoding prephenate dehydratase: MKIAFLGPHASFTQLAAAQLFPDDELLPQASILDCFGAVESGDALKAVVPLENSIEGTVSMTLDYLYKTPSIKIEAEAVMPIAHHLMLHPENSIEEIERIYSHPQALAQSFHFLDTHYKGIPKQDFSSTAAAAKFVSENKDSKIAAVANQYAANLYGLNIINRNIQDFEQNHTRFIIISKQQNKYDNSQLETLGEKSGMLVTLPEDHPGGLHQVLSVFAWRKMNLSKIESRTLKTGLGNYFFFINVEGSWEDILHGNALKELESINANVDFLGNYKEFLLES; the protein is encoded by the coding sequence ATGAAGATTGCATTTTTGGGGCCTCACGCCAGCTTTACCCAGCTTGCAGCAGCACAACTTTTTCCTGATGATGAGCTTTTACCACAAGCCAGCATTCTGGACTGTTTTGGAGCGGTAGAAAGCGGAGACGCACTTAAAGCGGTTGTTCCTTTGGAAAACTCCATAGAAGGCACCGTATCAATGACGCTGGATTATTTGTATAAGACACCGTCTATTAAAATTGAAGCAGAAGCTGTAATGCCGATCGCCCACCATCTGATGCTTCATCCTGAAAACTCTATTGAGGAGATAGAAAGGATTTATTCGCATCCACAGGCATTGGCCCAAAGTTTCCATTTTTTAGACACTCATTATAAAGGAATTCCCAAACAGGACTTTTCTTCTACAGCAGCAGCAGCTAAATTTGTTTCGGAAAACAAAGACTCTAAAATTGCTGCAGTAGCGAATCAGTATGCAGCCAACTTATATGGTTTAAACATCATTAACCGTAATATTCAGGATTTTGAACAAAATCATACCCGATTTATCATTATCTCCAAACAGCAAAATAAATACGACAACAGCCAACTGGAAACATTAGGAGAGAAATCCGGAATGCTCGTAACCCTTCCTGAAGATCATCCGGGAGGGCTTCACCAGGTTTTATCGGTTTTCGCATGGAGAAAAATGAACCTCAGCAAGATTGAATCCCGAACGTTAAAGACCGGATTGGGCAATTACTTCTTTTTTATTAATGTGGAAGGTTCATGGGAAGATATACTTCATGGAAATGCTTTGAAGGAGCTCGAATCCATCAATGCCAATGTTGATTTTCTTGGAAATTATAAAGAATTTCTTTTAGAAAGTTAA
- a CDS encoding acyl-CoA thioesterase: MIHTTHSIRVRYAETDPMKYVYYGNYAQYFEVGRVELFRSIGISYDEIENQGIWLPVSDYKIKYIRPALYDQKLEIHTYVKKIPGVRIEFEYEIYNEKHIKITEASTTLFFLDAQTNKVIKCPDFLMKMIESHWKKTTDDTL, from the coding sequence ATGATACATACAACACATTCAATACGAGTACGTTACGCAGAAACAGACCCCATGAAATATGTCTACTATGGCAACTACGCTCAGTACTTTGAAGTGGGCCGGGTTGAGCTCTTCAGAAGTATAGGAATTTCATACGATGAAATTGAAAACCAAGGAATTTGGCTACCGGTTTCAGACTACAAAATTAAATATATTCGTCCAGCTTTGTATGACCAAAAGTTAGAAATTCATACTTATGTAAAAAAAATTCCTGGCGTAAGGATTGAATTTGAATATGAAATTTACAATGAAAAACATATTAAAATTACCGAAGCTTCCACTACCCTTTTCTTTTTAGATGCCCAAACCAATAAAGTCATCAAATGTCCGGATTTCCTGATGAAGATGATTGAATCTCATTGGAAGAAAACAACAGACGATACATTATAG
- the dnaA gene encoding chromosomal replication initiator protein DnaA, protein MDDNLMMIWQKCLQFMRDNLNAAEDNSDLKKLEKSFDMLFDKVQPLSLVSNNLTLIVPSDFYKEYIEDNYLSLLSAALKKNVGKGVKLWYSVMENRPKGEEKPVTMNMKGQSVPTPKTQETMPQGFSANIVNPFVVPGIRKVNIDSNLKPDYSFDSYVEGESNKFAATVARSIAKRPGATAFNPLFLYGGYGVGKTHLGQAVGLEVKNQFPDKVVLYLSSEKFIQQFISAAKAHKQTEFANFYQMVDVLIIDDIQFLSGKSATQDSFFHIFDHLHQNGKQIILTSDKAPADIMDIQDRIVSRFKWGLSAEIKSPDLSTRRQIIEDKLSRDGIVLPGDMLDFLAVETKTNVRELIGVINSVIAYSTVYKRDLSLELLKETINRIAANQKKVINIPYIQEVVCDYFGIKKEQLLSKTRKREIALPRQLAMYFSKEFTNSTFTKIGEEMGGKDHSTVMYACDTIKDVSKIDKEIKKYVKDLTERIKQ, encoded by the coding sequence ATGGATGACAATTTAATGATGATATGGCAGAAGTGCCTTCAGTTTATGCGTGATAACTTGAACGCGGCTGAAGATAATTCTGACCTGAAAAAACTTGAAAAATCTTTCGATATGTTATTTGATAAGGTACAGCCACTTTCATTAGTGTCTAATAACCTTACACTTATCGTACCGAGCGATTTTTACAAGGAATATATAGAGGACAACTACTTGTCCTTACTTTCTGCTGCCCTGAAGAAAAATGTAGGAAAAGGAGTTAAATTATGGTATTCTGTAATGGAAAACAGACCAAAAGGTGAGGAAAAACCGGTTACCATGAATATGAAGGGACAAAGCGTTCCTACTCCAAAAACACAGGAAACAATGCCACAAGGATTCTCTGCTAATATTGTAAACCCTTTCGTGGTCCCTGGAATTAGAAAAGTAAATATTGATTCTAACCTGAAACCAGACTATTCTTTTGATAGTTATGTAGAAGGAGAAAGTAATAAATTCGCAGCTACCGTAGCAAGATCAATTGCAAAAAGACCAGGAGCTACAGCATTTAACCCATTATTCTTATATGGAGGATATGGAGTAGGAAAAACACACTTAGGCCAGGCAGTGGGTCTTGAAGTAAAGAATCAGTTTCCGGACAAAGTAGTTCTTTACTTATCTTCAGAAAAATTCATCCAGCAGTTTATTTCAGCTGCAAAAGCACATAAGCAGACAGAATTTGCTAACTTCTATCAAATGGTAGATGTATTGATTATCGATGATATTCAGTTTTTATCAGGAAAATCGGCAACTCAGGATAGTTTCTTCCATATTTTCGATCACTTGCATCAAAATGGAAAGCAGATCATCCTTACTTCAGATAAAGCACCTGCAGACATTATGGATATTCAGGACAGAATTGTTTCCCGTTTCAAATGGGGACTTTCTGCAGAGATCAAATCTCCGGATTTATCCACAAGAAGACAGATTATTGAAGATAAATTAAGCAGAGACGGAATTGTTCTTCCTGGAGATATGCTTGATTTCCTTGCTGTTGAAACGAAAACAAACGTAAGAGAATTAATAGGTGTTATTAACTCGGTGATTGCTTATTCTACAGTATACAAGAGAGATTTAAGTCTTGAATTATTAAAGGAAACCATCAACAGAATTGCAGCCAACCAAAAGAAGGTGATCAATATTCCTTATATTCAGGAAGTGGTATGCGATTATTTTGGAATCAAAAAAGAGCAGCTTCTGTCTAAAACAAGAAAAAGAGAAATCGCTTTACCAAGACAATTAGCGATGTATTTCTCAAAAGAGTTTACTAACTCCACGTTCACTAAAATTGGTGAAGAAATGGGCGGGAAAGACCACTCTACGGTAATGTATGCTTGTGATACCATCAAGGATGTATCGAAAATTGATAAAGAAATCAAGAAATACGTTAAGGATCTTACCGAAAGAATCAAGCAGTAA
- a CDS encoding low molecular weight protein-tyrosine-phosphatase, producing MKILMVCLGNICRSPLAEGIMKTKVPESFVVDSAGTISMHEGEHPDKRAIKTAANHGVDISMQRSRPITRADYETFDKIYCMDASVYKDVMAKALNEEQKQKISLFLEAAGKFNNTEVPDPYWGGMEDFEKVFQLLDKGCNAIASQLTIHNL from the coding sequence ATGAAAATCCTGATGGTTTGCCTTGGAAATATATGCAGAAGCCCTTTGGCAGAAGGAATTATGAAAACTAAAGTGCCGGAAAGCTTTGTGGTAGATTCTGCCGGAACGATTTCTATGCATGAAGGGGAACATCCGGATAAAAGAGCCATTAAAACTGCTGCCAATCATGGTGTTGATATTTCCATGCAGAGGTCAAGGCCCATCACAAGGGCTGATTATGAAACCTTTGATAAGATTTACTGTATGGATGCTAGTGTCTATAAAGATGTTATGGCTAAAGCGCTCAATGAAGAACAAAAACAAAAAATATCATTGTTTCTGGAAGCGGCCGGAAAATTCAACAATACTGAAGTTCCTGACCCATACTGGGGTGGAATGGAAGACTTCGAAAAAGTTTTCCAGTTATTAGATAAAGGTTGCAATGCCATTGCTTCCCAGTTAACGATTCATAATTTATAA
- a CDS encoding SAM-dependent methyltransferase: MLFLLPAYLSENTSITHFAPVIKEYIMQTDYFFVENEKTARKVVKFFAPEKKQADLKLFLLDKYTENADIKEAQQLMLKGQDFGLLSEAGLPCIADPGNLMVKWCHEKNIQVVPISGPSSIILALISSGFNGQEFTFNGYLPIDKGEKKKQIQQLESLVQKTGYSQIFMETPYRNNQLIEDLTKFLSPNTKLCIAANINDPEHEFIKTKTIKDWQKQKPELHKVPAVFVLGK, translated from the coding sequence ATGCTTTTTTTACTTCCTGCTTATTTATCAGAAAATACCTCTATTACCCATTTTGCACCTGTTATTAAGGAATATATCATGCAAACGGACTACTTCTTTGTGGAGAATGAGAAAACAGCCAGAAAGGTCGTTAAATTCTTTGCCCCTGAAAAGAAACAGGCAGATCTGAAATTGTTTTTACTAGATAAGTATACAGAAAATGCAGATATTAAAGAAGCTCAACAGTTGATGTTGAAAGGGCAGGACTTTGGATTGCTTTCTGAAGCCGGGCTGCCATGTATTGCAGATCCTGGAAATCTGATGGTAAAATGGTGTCATGAAAAAAACATTCAGGTAGTTCCTATTTCAGGACCTTCATCTATTATTTTGGCGTTAATATCCAGTGGATTTAACGGGCAGGAGTTTACTTTTAACGGATACCTTCCAATTGATAAAGGAGAGAAAAAGAAGCAGATTCAACAGCTGGAAAGTTTAGTTCAGAAAACAGGTTATTCTCAGATCTTTATGGAAACTCCTTACAGGAATAATCAGCTTATTGAAGACCTGACCAAATTTTTATCACCCAATACCAAGCTTTGTATTGCGGCTAATATCAATGATCCTGAGCATGAATTTATCAAGACCAAAACAATAAAAGACTGGCAAAAACAAAAGCCTGAACTTCATAAAGTTCCTGCTGTATTTGTATTAGGAAAATAA
- a CDS encoding DUF2931 family protein — MKKTVIDYLNFCLAVVFIVLVLFYGIALLKKKEFDKVNWSAKIISVVPNSTDDKSGMLKILDAVFINTFNDSENILDYNSPKLIVSKGADSAYFWSQDDLLPDSLSIKYFSVEEKKFYQLNTKLPQEKIQNSLENKNLGIDLKLEIQPKGKISVMIEQPGNKNFGSKLIESFEAKEIPGVLKMLVYRKYAGEEYNEFPSLKDVSDYSDILIQKYSWMVKIETENTEKVSEISAYAFDGKSMSVENETFEESKLRNLPNRFSMDWGNTQRYGSNYSFDSQEILDAFKNLNQINSNEPILITFTLFKNAYPKAEISKGGKTIPLKDNYPDLPTKYAR; from the coding sequence ATGAAAAAAACGGTCATAGATTATCTGAATTTTTGTCTGGCAGTTGTTTTTATTGTGCTGGTTCTTTTCTATGGAATTGCTTTGTTGAAAAAAAAGGAATTTGATAAAGTAAACTGGTCTGCAAAGATCATTAGTGTGGTACCTAATTCAACAGATGATAAGTCGGGTATGCTTAAGATCCTTGATGCTGTTTTTATCAATACTTTTAATGATTCTGAAAATATTTTAGATTATAATTCTCCAAAGTTAATTGTTTCAAAAGGAGCAGATTCTGCTTATTTTTGGTCACAGGATGATCTGTTGCCGGATTCTTTATCCATTAAATATTTTTCTGTTGAGGAGAAAAAGTTTTACCAGCTGAATACAAAACTTCCTCAGGAAAAAATACAGAATTCTTTGGAAAATAAGAACCTAGGAATAGATTTGAAGTTGGAAATTCAGCCAAAAGGTAAAATTTCTGTGATGATTGAACAGCCGGGAAATAAGAATTTCGGATCAAAATTAATAGAAAGTTTTGAGGCAAAGGAAATTCCTGGAGTATTGAAAATGCTGGTATACAGAAAATATGCAGGAGAAGAATATAATGAGTTTCCTTCCCTGAAAGATGTTTCGGATTATTCAGATATTCTTATCCAAAAATACTCATGGATGGTGAAGATTGAAACTGAAAACACTGAGAAAGTTTCTGAAATTTCAGCGTATGCTTTTGATGGTAAATCAATGAGCGTTGAAAATGAAACCTTTGAAGAATCGAAACTGAGAAATCTTCCAAACAGGTTTTCTATGGATTGGGGAAATACACAGAGATATGGAAGTAATTATTCCTTTGACAGTCAGGAGATTTTGGATGCTTTTAAAAATTTAAATCAGATAAATAGTAACGAACCAATCCTGATTACTTTTACATTATTTAAAAACGCTTATCCAAAGGCTGAAATTTCTAAAGGAGGAAAAACAATCCCATTAAAAGATAATTACCCGGATCTTCCGACAAAATATGCACGTTAA